Proteins co-encoded in one Papaver somniferum cultivar HN1 chromosome 5, ASM357369v1, whole genome shotgun sequence genomic window:
- the LOC113282188 gene encoding inorganic phosphate transporter 2-1, chloroplastic-like, translating to MSTSSYCFSSSANPGGERRCSQLQCSYVSPHKNNVCSYFHDTYFSKREVKDSNSFLPLKSRKVPIKLSSLSLNSKFIIPCASLSSFADGESGDQQEQVKDAVPNEGKLDQEVKSEESPGMAQAFNISSRTASAISICIAIAALSLPFFMKSLGQGLSLKTKVLSYITLLFGLYMAWNIGANDVANAMGTSVGSGALSLRQAVLTAAVLEFSGALLMGKHVTNTMQNGILVANVFQEKQSLLFAGLLSSLGAAGTWLQIASYYGWPVSTTHCIVGSMVGFGLVYGGVGAVFWSSLARVTSSWVISPVVGAAVSFLVYKCIRRFVYSAPNPGQAAATAAPVAVFAGVTAISFVAFPLSKNPIVVLAQALTCGFAGAFLVSRAINNKLGHLLSKTKSAEGETEEDASQQKNIGFLSDIAGPTGTQLEIVYGVFGYMQVLSACFMSFAHGGNDVSNAIGPLVGALSILQGGAGGAELVIPMEVLAWGGFGIVAGLMMWGYRVIATIGKKITELTPTRGFAAEFAAASVVLFASKFGLPISATHTLVGAVMGVGFARGLNSVSAETVKGIVTSWVITIPVGAFLSIVYTWILTKLLPNLF from the exons ATGAGTACTTCTTcttattgtttttcttcttcagcaAATCCTGGAGGAGAAAGAAGATGTTCTCAACTTCAATGTTCTTATGTTTCTCCACATAAAAACAATGTATGCTCATATTTTCATGATACCTATTTCTCCAAAAGAGAAGTTAAGGATTCTAATTCCTTTTTACCGCTCAAGTCTCGGAAAGTACCCATTAAGTTATCCTCTCTTAGTCTGAATTCCAAGTTCATTATACCTTGTGCAAGTCTATCATCTTTTGCTGACGGCGAAAGTGGAGATCAACAAGAACAAGTTAAAGATGCAGTGCCGAATGAGGGTAAACTTGATCAGGAGgtgaaatctgaagaatcaccTGGAATGGCTCAGGCTTTTAATATCTCATCAAGAACGGCTTCTGCGATATCTATTTGTATTGCTATTGCTGCTCTTAGTCTTCCATTTTTTATGAAGTCATTGGGACAAGGCTTGAGTTTGAAGACTAAGGTGCTTTCTTATATAACTTTGTTGTTTGGGTTATACATGGCTTGGAATATTGGTGCCAATGATGTTGCCAATGCAATGGGTACTTCGGTAGGCTCGGGTGCTTTGAGTTTGCGACAGGCTGTGCTGACTGCAGCAGTGTTGGAATTCTCAGGGGCTTTATTGATGGGGAAACATGTGACAAACACAATGCAGAATGGAATTCTAGTTGCTAATGTGTTTCAAGAGAAGCAATCTTTGCTCTTTGCTGGTTTGCTCTCTTCTCTTGGGGCTGCTGGTACTTGGTTGCAG ATTGCATCTTACTATGGTTGGCCAGTTTCCACCACGCACTGCATAGTAGGTTCTATGGTGGGATTCGGTCTGGTTTATGGTGGAGTGGGAGCTGTCTTTTGGAGTTCATTGGCCAGAGTGACTTCATCATGGGTCATTTCCCCTGTTGTGGGAGCAGCTGTCTCATTTCTCGTCTACAAATGTATACGTCGG tTTGTGTACTCTGCTCCAAATCCGGGACAAGCTGCTGCTACCGCTGCACCAGTTGCTGTCTTTGCTGGTGTGACGGCTATCTCGTTTGTTGCTTTCCCTCTAAGCAAGAACCCTATTGTGGTTCTAGCCCAGGCCTTGACATGTGGATTTGCGGGCGCATTTCTAGTTAGCCGAGCTATCAACAACAAGCTTGGACACCTCCTCTCTAAGACGAAATCTGCAGAAGGAGAGACAGAAGAAGATGCGTCACAGCAGAAAAATATAGGATTCCTCTCTGACATTGCTGGCCCTACTGGGACCCAACTGGAAATTGTATATGGAGTCTTTGGATACATGCAAGTTTTATCAGCCTGCTTTATGTCATTTGCTCATGGAGGTAATGATGTATCAAATGCCATAGGCCCATTAGTTGGTGCACTGTCGATCCTTCAGGGAGGTGCAGGTGGAGCTGAGCTTGTTATTCCAATGGAAGTTCTTGCATGGGGAGGATTCGGTATAGTAGCTGGGTTGATGATGTGGGGTTATAGGGTTATAGCaacaattgggaagaaaataacaGAACTGACCCCAACTCGAGGATTTGCGGCCGAGTTTGCAGCAGCTTCAGTAGTTCTTTTTGCGTCGAAGTTTGGACTACCGATCTCTGCAACCCATACACTTGTGGGAGCTGTCATGGGAGTGGGATTTGCAAGAGGACTAAACAGCGTGAGCGCAGAGACTGTCAAGGGTATTGTGACTTCATGGGTCATCACAATCCCAGTTGGCGCATTTCTTTCAATCGTCTACACATGGATTCTAACAAAGCTCTTGCCAAATCTATTTTGA
- the LOC113279297 gene encoding uncharacterized protein LOC113279297 translates to MGNYVSCTLTIQTGGKHSIPSNEATVILPKGVIRKIEGPFLTKAAEIMFEIPNHFLVNSKSLRIGSRFSALNADEDLEMGNVYVLFPMKRVSSVVTASDMGSLLLLATTTAAAGNKGRTSASGGGNNKVRVSPESIIVPPSVVVDDDDKDEEFVEDQDSWVVMIRNIKRDKKQSGGDHDQIPRLSLEDLDDIILADLQHRRSVGRSRKPSLSTITEEPVFSR, encoded by the coding sequence ATGGGGAACTACGTATCATGTACACTAACAATCCAGACAGGAGGAAAACACAGCATACCAAGTAATGAAGCAACAGTTATACTACCAAAGGGAGTAATCAGAAAAATTGAAGGACCCTTTTTGACAAAAGCAGCAGAAATCATGTTTGAGATACCAAATCATTTCTTAGTGAATTCGAAATCGTTGCGTATTGGTTCAAGATTTTCAGCTCTTAATGCTGATGAAGATTTGGAAATGGGTAATGTTTATGTTTTGTTTCCGATGAAAAGAGTTAGTTCTGTTGTTACAGCTTCAGATATGGGTTCATTACTATTGCTTGCTactactactgctgctgctggGAATAAGGGTAGAACATCAGCATCTGGTGGTGGGAACAATAAAGTTAGAGTTTCTCCTGAATCGATAATAGTACCACcttctgttgttgttgatgatgatgataaagatGAAGAATTTGTCGAAGATCAGGATTCATGGGTTGTTATGATTAGGAATATTAAAAGGGATAAGAAACAGAGTGGTGGTGATCATGATCAAATTCCAAGACTGAGTTTAGAAGATCTTGATGATATTATTCTTGCTGATCTTCAACACAGAAGATCAGTTGGTAGATCAAGAAAACCATCACTTAGCACAATCACTGAAGAACCTGTTTTTTCAAGATGA